The nucleotide sequence GCAAGAGCGCCTGTTCCAGATGGAGCTTCTCCGCAGGGCAGGAGGAGGTCGTTTGGCTGAAGTCCTTGGTCCAGATGTGGTGGGTGTCGATCGATTCTTCCGCACCTTGGGGACGCATCGCAAAGCTCAGACAGAAGCAGGGAGACTCAGAGCATGGGGTGGAGATGTACTGAGCGAGGCTGAGGCCTATCTGGAAGGAGTCAACACCTACATGCAAACTGGCCGGCTGCCACTGGAATTTAAGATTCTCGGTATACCCAGAGAACCGTATGCCATCGAGGATATGTATTGCGTAGCTGCAGCTATGAGCTTCAATTTCGCACAAGGGCTTCGTACAGACCCGTTGATGAGCTACATCAAGGACAACCTCGGACCAGACTATCTGGCCCCTTTGGAGTTGCATACGCCTGATTTCAATGAGAATGTCCCTGTTTTTCCAGATCGGGAAGTAGATCCTTCTCCTGTGAGCAGACCTCGCACCCGCACCCAGGCCTTGAGGAAATTCCTCGACCTCGAACTACCTACCCTCTATGGGAGCAATACATGGGCCATCTCTCCTTGGAAGACGGAGGACGGAGTGACGCTCTTGTCCAACGATACCCATATTGGTTATGGACAGCCTTGCACATGGTATGAGGCCCATCTCGAGTATCCAGGAAAGCGTGTATATGGCAATTTCATGGCCGGTATCCCATTTGCGCTCACCGGGCACAATGCGCACTATGCCTGGGGAGTGACCATGTTGCTCAACGATGATATGGATCTCTATTGCGAAGTGCTGGATCCAGATTCTACCAGGTATCGATATATGGATGAATGGAATGACCTGATCACCCATACCGACACGATACAGGTCAAGGGGGAGGAGGCAATCATTCTCACCTCTCGTGTGACCCATCACGGGCCATTGATCTCCGAATTCGTGCAACATGCAGATTCGCTCGAGCATATCAGTATGCGTTGGACCTTCTTAGAGCGGCCTTGTGACCTTCTTCAGGCCTTTCACGGACTCAATAGTGGGTCCAATATGGAGGAGGCCGAAGAAGCCGTTTCACTCATAGCTGCCCCAGGACTGAACATTAGCTATGCAGATTCGAAAGGGAATATCGCACTCTGGGCAGCTGGCCATACACCCATTCGCGATCCATTCACCGATCCGGTCTTCATGTTGGATGGTTCGAGCGGCCAAGATGAGGTGCTCGGATATAGATTCTTCGAGGATAATCCCAGCTTGGAGAATCCTCCATGGGGCTTTGTCTACTCCTGTAACAACCAGCACGATTCCTATCTGGATGCTCCTCTTGAACCGGGCTACTATGAGCCGGACCATAGGGCGCAACGTGTTGCTCAGAAATTAGCGGCCAGGAATGATTGGAGTGTTGAAGCCATGAAACGCTTGGCACTGGATGACTATTCTCAACATCATGAGGATTTATGTACCGATCTTTTGACCTTCATCAAGCTCCAACGCCTGGAAATGAATGAGGTGGAATTGGAAGCCTTCGACCAGATGACCGAATGGAATGGAGGGCATCATGAAGAAGACATCAGCCCATCCATCTACTACCGTTGGTTGTATAACATCCTCTCCATGTCCATGAAGGACGAGCTGGGAGAGGAAGCATTCACCGAATTCTTGAAGACCAATGTGGTCAAGAGCAGTTTCTCCAAATTCATCTGTGCTGAGTACAGCCCTTGGTGGGATGATGTGAACACAGCTAGAGAGGAATTTCAGCAGGATATCATCGTCAGAGCATTCCGGACCACCATCGAGAAAATGGTGGCCGACCATGGTGCGGATATCTCTCAATGGACCTGGGGACAGACCCATATGACCACACATAACCATGCCTTCAAGGACATCCCTCTACTTGGGAAGTGGCTATCCGTAGGACCCTATTCCTCTCCAGGAGCCATAGAGACCATCAACAATAGTGTGTTCTATCTCAGCGATGATGCCATCATCCAGGCGGAGTATGGCCCGCAGATGAGGCGCGTTATCAATCTTTCCAACCTGGAGAACTCCCAGAGCATCTTACCCACCGGCCAATCAGGTATGCGACTCAGCCCTCATTATGATGATCAGGCAGAGATGTATGTCAATGGCCAATTCCGTATGCAGCACATGGATCGGAGCAAGATCGAGCGCGAATCCCAGCTTCTACTCTTCAAAGCTCTTGACTGAGCGACTTCAAGTATCTTTGTGACGTTCTCAGGTTCTGGGGTCATACGATCGAAGACCTCGGATTAAAAGGGAATCAGGTGAGTGGTGTCTTTCCGCGAATCCTGGACTGTTCCCGCAGCTGTGAGCTCCGTTTGAAATTGCACTTCGGTCAATGCCACTGTTCAGTAAAGGATGGGAAGGTAGAAGTGTAGGAGTGAGTCAGAAGACCTGCCTGGAGAATGCTTGTTTTTTCATCGCTTTCGGGATAAGAGCATGAAGCAGACCGTGGTATACCCTGTCTACTCATACCTGATATTGATGATATGTTGAGATGAAGCATATCCATCACATAGGAATTGTAATCGTGTTGCTCTCCATCGCACTCACAGATGGACGTGCTCAGGGAGTCTACACGGATACTCTGAACACCTTCACTTTCACCTATGAGATACCTCGAGGCTCGGTGGCATTTCGTAGCGATTCCCTTCCCATGTCAGCTATGGATCGGTCCACTTCACTGACAGAGGCAATCAAGCATTCTCAACCCATGGTCATAAGGGATTATGGGCCCGGTAACATCACCAATCTGAGTATGCGTGGAGGTACCGCCCAGCAGGTAGAATGGTTCTGGAATGGGATGGCCATCAACACTCCGAGTCTGGGATTGGTGGATGTCTCTTTGATCCCAGCTGCCTTCTTGCTAGACGTACAGATCGACCTTGGAGCTTCATCCTTGCTGCAGGGAGCAAGTGGTATCTCCGGTAGTATACGCATGCGTTCCGATGCGCGGGACACTTCAGCATTCGTGGGCCTGAACAGCTCCTTCACCCCAGAATTGGGAGGCATGGATCATGTGCTTGAAATAGGCGATGGTTCACAAGCAGCCTCATGGAGGACTGTTCTTTTCCATTCGAGTACAGATAACCGATATCGGTTCATAGATGATTCAGGACAGAGCGTCTTGAGCAGGCGAAGAGAGCATGCCCGATCACAACAACAAGGTCTGGCCCAGGATCTTAGCATCCGTACGGGAAAGAATTCTCGCCTGCACATGGCCGCACATTATCTCCATTCCGACCGGGAGATTCCAGCTCCCATAGGAGTTTCCGGCCGAGGAGAACAACAAACAGATGAGATCCTGCGGAGTATTGCCAGTATGAACTGGATGGCCACTAGAACGTCTCACGAACTGTCCATCGGTCACGTGCATGAGAATCTGCACTATACAGATACCATGGATGTGATCGACTCTCAGATAGGCAATGATCGCGTCCACATGCACTATGAACTACGCACACAGCTCACCGGACAGACGCTGGTCGAATTCAGGTGGGATAATGACCTTAACCTGATGGATATTCAAGATCTCACTACGCAAAGCAGTCATGAGATGGGGATGTACCTCGGGATGGAAAAGGGACTCGGCAAACAAGTGGATCTGGATATAGGCATCAGACAGGAGACCCGCAATCTCAAATGGAATCCCTTGACCGCTTCCTTAGCACTGAGCATCCGACCTAAGGGTTGGAAGAGAGTCAATCTTATCGCTTCTGCTGCGCGTACCTTCCGAAACCCGACCATGAATGATATGTATTGGCCGGAACTGGGTGATGCATCTCTACAGGCCGAAGAGGGCTATTCCGGTGAAATGCATGTGGAGTGGAATCAGGAGGATGTCCAGCTGGGCATCATTGGCTTTGCCAATCTGGTGGATCAGATGATCCTGTGGGTGCCTGGTGGAGATGGGAGATTCCGTCCGGAGAATCTCGACCGATCACGCAGTAGTGGTCTGGAATGGCGGTCATGTGTGGATTGGTCCTCTACTGGAGGAGTCCGAGGGTCCTATACCTATGTACAGACCAAGGAATATCGCGAAGAGACCGGATCTTGGGTAGAAGGCCTGTATCGACCCGAACACATGCTCAATGTGGAAGTGAGCCAAGCATTAAAGGGAATTCTGTTCGGTTGGTCTTTAGACTATCAATCGAGCACCTTGACAGATCATCGGAACATACCGCAGAGTGAGCTACCGCCCATCTATATGATGGATGCTTTTGCCCAATGGAAGGTGCCCGGTTCTCAGAGCATGGAATGGGGTTTCCGAGTAAACAATCTTTTGAATACCAATTACGAGTTCGTCAGGGATAGACCTATTCCTGATCGACATGTACAGATCCATTTAGCTATACGATTCCATGAAAAAACTTGAATTACTCCTTTGTTCTTTGCTGCTGCTCATTTTGGTCTCCTGTGAAGAGGAGAATAATGACCCACAAGTCGACCCCGAGCCTGACCTGGCCGATGTCATCGTTGCCTGTGAAGGTGCCTTTCAAGGCAACAACGCTTCTCTTTCGCTCTATACGAGCGACAGCGAAGAAGTGCAGAACGGAATATTCGAAGCGGTCAATGGCTATGGCCCTGGAGATGTATTGCAATCCATCACTCGCATCGGTGATCACATCTACCTGCTATTGAACAATTCATCCAAGATAGAAGTGGTCCAGGCGACTAGCTTGGTGTCAGAGGCTGTCATACAGGGCTTGGTCAGTCCACGGGAGATACTGGCCGTGAGCACTGAGAAGGCCTATGTGAGCAACCTCTTCACCAATTCCATCCAGATAGTCGATCTCAGCGACCATAGTCTATCAGGCGGTGTGGATATAGGAGGATGGAGTGAAGGTATGCTGATCACTGATGGGAAGGTGTATGTGGCTCGAAGCTCTGATGATCAGGTGATGGTCATCGATCCGGTCACAGATATGCTCATCGACAGTATCACCGTCACACCGGGCCCGGTCAATATGAGGCTGGATGAAGAAGGAATGATCTGGCTGGCGACCAATGGCAATTTCGGTGCAGTGGATCCGAAGGTGCATCGCATCGACCCGGTCACTGATGAGGTCATTCTCACGGTCGATATCCCTGCTCCATATAGTTATTCGATCGAGTTGGATATCAATGCAGATGGCGATCAGGTCTACCTGCTTAACAATGAGGTCTATACCATGTTCATCGGAGATAACTCATTATCGGATGATCCGATTGCAGAAGGGGCGGGCTCATTCTACGGAATGGCCATTCACCCGAGCTCAGGAGATATCTATGCTACGGATGCCGGAGACTTCGCTTCACCAGGTACAGTGTACCGATATAGCATGAGCGGGGTACTCATGGATGAATTCCAAGTGGGCATCGCTCCCAATGGATTCCTGTTCAGAAACTGATCATAGAGGTCACTCTTCTTTGACCTTCATCAACTCGAGTTCGTAGAAGAAGAGATCGGGATTGGGACAGGAGATGCGCAGTTCTTCTACTTCTCCATTCTTGCCCAAGACAAAGGTCGCCAGCCCATCGGGAAGGAAATGATCCTCGCCCCAGGTCATCTTGAAAGTATCGAAATGCCAGTGAGATAGTGATCCGTGATAGAGTGCTGTAGGCTTGAAATCGAAGTACATGGAGTCGGCCTCCATGCCAATGATCACCGAACCATACTTAGGGTCGTGATACTCGCCCACGTAGGCCTCCAGTGACAAGCTCGGTGTAGTATCCACCTGTCGAGAGTCCTCCATGGCCGCTTCTTGGTCTTTCTTGCGTTGATCTCCTTGCTTCTTGAGTTCCAGCATGTACGCACCCCAATCCTGCGCTTCATCAGGGGCCAGATAGAGATCCAAGATGTGATACATCATGGCATAAGGGAAGAAGTTGTTGCTGTTGGTCAGAATGACGAATCCTAGTTCTTCTTCCGGGACTAGAATGGTCTGCGAGATGAAGCCGTCATAGCCTCCTCCGTGATTGGCGATCAATCGACCGTGATAGTCGAATAGGTCCCAGCCCAATCCATAGCCTGCGAAGTGTTTGCTCGGGAAGTTGTTGCGATGCCAATTGCTGAGCGGTTTAGGCGTATGGATGGTCCACATGCGGTTGCTGCTCTCCTCGGTCCAGAATACGGTAGAATCCTTCTGACCCTTATTCAATTGAAGATCGATCCAAGCGCTCAGGTCACTCACGCTGGAGATCAAAGATCCTGCAGGTCCCATGTTGTCCCATTTCACCCAATCGATGGGCTGCTGCTCACCATCGATCATATTGTGAGGTTCTGCATGGTCGGCATGGTACTGGAGCTCGGTTACACTGGATAGGGTGTTGGTCATGCCCAATGGATGTAGGAAGCGTTTGCGTATGTAGTCATCCCACGGTACACCAGTCACCTCTTCTATGACCTCTCCAGCGGCCATATACATGATGTTCTGGTATCCATATCCGGCCCTGAATCCGAACTGAGGTTCCAGCTTAGCGGCATTGGCGATGACCTCTTCACGGCTCAGATCGCTCCCATACCACAAAAGATCACCGCTGAAGGTCCCTAAGCCGCTGCGGTGGCAAAGGAGGTCGGCTACGGTGAATTGGGAAGTGACGTAGGGGTCATAGAGTTCGAAATAGGGGAGATGGTCCACCACCTTGTCATCCCAAGAGAGTTTTTCTTCTTCGACCAGACCGGCTATGGCAGCCGATATGAATGCTTTGGTGTTGGAGGCGATGGCGAAAAGGGTATTCTCAGTCACCGGATCTTCGGTCGCTGTACTCCGCACACCGTATCCCTTGGCGAGTACCTGCTCTCCTTGATGCACGATGGCTATTGCCACTCCCGGTATCTCCCAGTCGAGGTGGGCCTTTTCAATGTATCGGTCGATCTTATCCACGGGAGACTGACCGATGCATATGGCGGTGATGAAAAGGAGGGCGACTAGAGTTTTGATGCGCATGGAAAGCAATTTAGATAGGTACAAATAAAACGAACCTCTGTGATCTTGACGGGCAACAAGGGTGCAATTGGGCATCTGGAACCTTGGATTCCAATAATTCATGCCCGAAAATATGTTGTTAACATCATATGTTTTTGTAGATTTGCGCCATGGCAAAGAGAAAAGGAAATCCACACGAGAACTTCATCGTGGAGATCATGCGCACCGCGGACATCGTTCAGTATCGCATTGCCACCTTGCTCAGAGAGTACGAGCTCACGCCTCCTCAGTATAATATCCTCCGCATCTTAAGGGGTGCAGAAGGGAATCTGAGTGTAGGAGAAGTCAAGAATCGTATGCATTTCGAGACATCGGATGTCAGCCGCTTGCTCGACCGTTTGGTCAGGAAGGGATTGACCAATCGAACCATCTGCCCGGACAATCGCAGGAAGATGGATGTATGCATATCCAAGATCGGACTCAAGGTGCTGGAGAAACTGGATGTGGAGTTGGCACAGAGATTGAATGGCTTCTATGCCGACTTGATCTCGGAGAACGAGGTCGAACGCACCGTGGAACTACTGGAGCGGATCAATGCTTCCGAGCCAGAACCCATCAAGACAAATTCGTAATTCAATAATTCAATTCTAATTCAAAATGAACATCAAATCAATTACCCTCATCATGGCCTGTGTGATCGGCCTGAGCACCATGTCCTTCACTACGAACGGAGCAAGTACCGAAGGCAAGGAATCAGCGACCATCATATGGAAAGCTGAGAAAGTCACCGGTAAGCACCAAGGCACCGTCAATTTCAAGAACATCAATTGGAATTTTGACAGCAATGGAACCTTGGAAAGCGCTGATTTCACAGTGGATATGACCTCTATCGCAGTCACCGATCTCGAGGGCGATATGAAAGGAAAGCTGCAGGGACACCTCTCTTCAGAAGATTTCTTCCATGTAGAAGAGCATCCGGAAGCCCACTTCAAGACCACTGCGGTCAAGAGTCTCGGTAAAGGGGCCTATGACATCACGGGGGATCTGACCATCAAGGGAATCACCAAGCCATTGAGCTTCCAGGCCCAGGTGGAGAACGATGGTCACATGAAACATGCGACTGCTACTGTAGTCATCGACCGTTCGGAGTACGATGTGCGCTACGGTTCGAATTCGTTCTTCAAAGGCCTTGGAGATAAAGCCATCTATGATGACTTCACTCTCGAAGTGGACATCAAGAAACACTGATCGTAAGAATTTCAACTGTAAAGGGAAGCCGTTCTGCCCAAGGGTAGAACGGCTTTTTCATTTTCAATGGTGGTCCTAGCTGATATTTTTCCGTTCAATCCTTGGTCATCTCGATAATCCTGTTAAATTTGTTGTAAACATTAATTTAATCGAAATGCAATCACTATCAAGGAATCTTTTACCACTCTTCATGCTCATATTGCTCAGTGCGTGTTCATCCAATTCAGAGCAGAAGAACACCGAAGCCACTCCAGCTGAGGAAAACACTGAGATGGAAGCAATCAACTATACATTGGACACCGACAAGAGCGTGTTGATGTGGGAAGGGACCATGATGGGTATGTATAGCCATGAAGGCACCTTGGATTTTACGGAAGGTAGTTTCAAAATGAATGGGGATGAAGTGGTAGATGGTTCCTTCACCGTGGATATGATGTCCATGACCCCTACGGATGAGAACTTTGACCCAGAAGCTGGAAAAACAGCAGATAAATTGGTCGGACACCTTCAGTCCGATGATTTCTTCAATGTAGCCGAATTCAAAACAGCTTCACTCTCTGTAGAGAACGGGCAGATGATGCTTACCGTCAGGGATCAGACCCACCCGATAGAGCTCAAGGAATTCAATCCTACCATGAAAGCTGATTTGCTGGAAGCAGATGGAAAGTTCATTTTCGATAGAAAGAAATTCAACGTATCTTTCGATCACCCGGCTCAAGACATGGTCCTGAGCGATGACATTGAAGTTGAATTCAAGATTACAGCATTTAGAGATTAAATCATCTTTCATTTCATAGCGTTTGGTTTTTACAGTCAATGAAAGATGGGGAGGTCGGCTATTCAGCCGACCTCTTC is from Flavobacteriales bacterium and encodes:
- a CDS encoding penicillin acylase family protein, which produces MRIIRYTLFVLLVIATLIAAFIFRARPQYKGELDVLSVKEDTEVLFDRFGIPHIYASSSTDAYKALGYVHAQERLFQMELLRRAGGGRLAEVLGPDVVGVDRFFRTLGTHRKAQTEAGRLRAWGGDVLSEAEAYLEGVNTYMQTGRLPLEFKILGIPREPYAIEDMYCVAAAMSFNFAQGLRTDPLMSYIKDNLGPDYLAPLELHTPDFNENVPVFPDREVDPSPVSRPRTRTQALRKFLDLELPTLYGSNTWAISPWKTEDGVTLLSNDTHIGYGQPCTWYEAHLEYPGKRVYGNFMAGIPFALTGHNAHYAWGVTMLLNDDMDLYCEVLDPDSTRYRYMDEWNDLITHTDTIQVKGEEAIILTSRVTHHGPLISEFVQHADSLEHISMRWTFLERPCDLLQAFHGLNSGSNMEEAEEAVSLIAAPGLNISYADSKGNIALWAAGHTPIRDPFTDPVFMLDGSSGQDEVLGYRFFEDNPSLENPPWGFVYSCNNQHDSYLDAPLEPGYYEPDHRAQRVAQKLAARNDWSVEAMKRLALDDYSQHHEDLCTDLLTFIKLQRLEMNEVELEAFDQMTEWNGGHHEEDISPSIYYRWLYNILSMSMKDELGEEAFTEFLKTNVVKSSFSKFICAEYSPWWDDVNTAREEFQQDIIVRAFRTTIEKMVADHGADISQWTWGQTHMTTHNHAFKDIPLLGKWLSVGPYSSPGAIETINNSVFYLSDDAIIQAEYGPQMRRVINLSNLENSQSILPTGQSGMRLSPHYDDQAEMYVNGQFRMQHMDRSKIERESQLLLFKALD
- a CDS encoding TonB-dependent receptor, yielding MKHIHHIGIVIVLLSIALTDGRAQGVYTDTLNTFTFTYEIPRGSVAFRSDSLPMSAMDRSTSLTEAIKHSQPMVIRDYGPGNITNLSMRGGTAQQVEWFWNGMAINTPSLGLVDVSLIPAAFLLDVQIDLGASSLLQGASGISGSIRMRSDARDTSAFVGLNSSFTPELGGMDHVLEIGDGSQAASWRTVLFHSSTDNRYRFIDDSGQSVLSRRREHARSQQQGLAQDLSIRTGKNSRLHMAAHYLHSDREIPAPIGVSGRGEQQTDEILRSIASMNWMATRTSHELSIGHVHENLHYTDTMDVIDSQIGNDRVHMHYELRTQLTGQTLVEFRWDNDLNLMDIQDLTTQSSHEMGMYLGMEKGLGKQVDLDIGIRQETRNLKWNPLTASLALSIRPKGWKRVNLIASAARTFRNPTMNDMYWPELGDASLQAEEGYSGEMHVEWNQEDVQLGIIGFANLVDQMILWVPGGDGRFRPENLDRSRSSGLEWRSCVDWSSTGGVRGSYTYVQTKEYREETGSWVEGLYRPEHMLNVEVSQALKGILFGWSLDYQSSTLTDHRNIPQSELPPIYMMDAFAQWKVPGSQSMEWGFRVNNLLNTNYEFVRDRPIPDRHVQIHLAIRFHEKT
- a CDS encoding serine hydrolase, with product MRIKTLVALLFITAICIGQSPVDKIDRYIEKAHLDWEIPGVAIAIVHQGEQVLAKGYGVRSTATEDPVTENTLFAIASNTKAFISAAIAGLVEEEKLSWDDKVVDHLPYFELYDPYVTSQFTVADLLCHRSGLGTFSGDLLWYGSDLSREEVIANAAKLEPQFGFRAGYGYQNIMYMAAGEVIEEVTGVPWDDYIRKRFLHPLGMTNTLSSVTELQYHADHAEPHNMIDGEQQPIDWVKWDNMGPAGSLISSVSDLSAWIDLQLNKGQKDSTVFWTEESSNRMWTIHTPKPLSNWHRNNFPSKHFAGYGLGWDLFDYHGRLIANHGGGYDGFISQTILVPEEELGFVILTNSNNFFPYAMMYHILDLYLAPDEAQDWGAYMLELKKQGDQRKKDQEAAMEDSRQVDTTPSLSLEAYVGEYHDPKYGSVIIGMEADSMYFDFKPTALYHGSLSHWHFDTFKMTWGEDHFLPDGLATFVLGKNGEVEELRISCPNPDLFFYELELMKVKEE
- a CDS encoding MarR family transcriptional regulator, with protein sequence MAKRKGNPHENFIVEIMRTADIVQYRIATLLREYELTPPQYNILRILRGAEGNLSVGEVKNRMHFETSDVSRLLDRLVRKGLTNRTICPDNRRKMDVCISKIGLKVLEKLDVELAQRLNGFYADLISENEVERTVELLERINASEPEPIKTNS
- a CDS encoding YceI family protein — translated: MNIKSITLIMACVIGLSTMSFTTNGASTEGKESATIIWKAEKVTGKHQGTVNFKNINWNFDSNGTLESADFTVDMTSIAVTDLEGDMKGKLQGHLSSEDFFHVEEHPEAHFKTTAVKSLGKGAYDITGDLTIKGITKPLSFQAQVENDGHMKHATATVVIDRSEYDVRYGSNSFFKGLGDKAIYDDFTLEVDIKKH
- a CDS encoding YceI family protein — encoded protein: MQSLSRNLLPLFMLILLSACSSNSEQKNTEATPAEENTEMEAINYTLDTDKSVLMWEGTMMGMYSHEGTLDFTEGSFKMNGDEVVDGSFTVDMMSMTPTDENFDPEAGKTADKLVGHLQSDDFFNVAEFKTASLSVENGQMMLTVRDQTHPIELKEFNPTMKADLLEADGKFIFDRKKFNVSFDHPAQDMVLSDDIEVEFKITAFRD